One genomic window of Sphingopyxis sp. OPL5 includes the following:
- a CDS encoding glycosyltransferase 87 family protein — protein MTAPRVRLLPLVPEALLALAVVASSAWTLRFFLEFGYLPQPFVFDTNDTFMDWFNTAYWANNPGIYNVWRSIYPPLSFVFLDATSLPGCYLHNSFTARDCDWLGRGTIYIFYVIDVVLAWVCFRRLDRRTAPTRTIAIALGLPMLFTIERGNLILVAFAFFMIAHGPVTSSKPWRWFAAAVTINFKPYLVLPMLAHAVKRDWRTLEVAGIATIALYLVTLALVGSGTPMELAANTANWVVFQGGQVWNEVNYSTSYAPLLMFRTLDIPLLQFVPSRLIETIEFLVPIVIRSSQLVALAALAAAWLQPRALPTHRIAAILLGAYLVTQSPGGYTQLFLLFLVLMETWKGAGPIAAIVCAYLLCLVGDWPLATVLDVTSASWLGERTVTASFGLTAGHFIRPGLIVIMLWALSLDSIVRVVRAHRSQRPSLGLVVA, from the coding sequence ATGACCGCGCCGCGCGTCCGCCTGCTGCCGCTGGTCCCGGAAGCCTTGCTCGCGCTCGCCGTGGTGGCGAGCAGCGCGTGGACGCTGCGTTTCTTCCTCGAGTTCGGCTATTTGCCTCAGCCCTTCGTGTTCGACACCAACGACACGTTCATGGACTGGTTCAACACCGCCTATTGGGCGAACAATCCCGGTATCTACAATGTGTGGCGGAGCATCTATCCGCCGCTGTCGTTCGTCTTTCTCGACGCGACGAGCCTGCCGGGCTGTTACCTGCACAACAGCTTTACCGCGCGCGATTGCGACTGGCTGGGGCGCGGGACGATCTACATCTTCTATGTCATCGACGTGGTGCTGGCGTGGGTCTGTTTCCGCCGCCTCGACCGCCGCACCGCGCCGACGCGGACGATCGCGATCGCGCTTGGTTTGCCGATGCTGTTCACGATCGAGCGCGGCAATCTGATCCTCGTCGCCTTCGCCTTCTTCATGATCGCGCACGGGCCGGTGACGTCGTCGAAGCCGTGGCGCTGGTTCGCCGCCGCGGTGACGATCAATTTCAAGCCCTATCTGGTGCTGCCGATGCTGGCGCATGCGGTGAAGCGCGACTGGCGGACGCTCGAAGTCGCGGGGATCGCGACGATCGCGCTCTATCTCGTCACCCTCGCGCTCGTCGGATCGGGGACGCCGATGGAGCTGGCGGCGAACACCGCCAACTGGGTCGTCTTCCAGGGCGGTCAGGTGTGGAACGAGGTCAATTATTCGACGAGCTACGCGCCGCTGTTGATGTTCCGCACCCTCGACATCCCGCTGCTGCAATTCGTGCCGTCGCGGCTGATCGAGACGATCGAATTTCTGGTGCCGATCGTCATCCGGTCGAGCCAGCTGGTCGCGCTCGCCGCGCTCGCCGCGGCGTGGCTCCAGCCCAGGGCGCTGCCGACGCACCGCATCGCGGCGATCCTGCTCGGCGCCTATCTGGTGACCCAGTCACCGGGCGGCTACACGCAATTGTTCCTGCTGTTTCTCGTCTTGATGGAGACATGGAAGGGCGCGGGGCCGATCGCCGCGATCGTCTGCGCTTACCTGCTCTGCCTCGTCGGCGACTGGCCGCTGGCGACGGTGCTCGACGTGACCAGTGCGAGCTGGCTGGGCGAGCGCACGGTGACCGCGAGCTTCGGATTGACCGCGGGCCATTTCATCCGGCCGGGGCTGATCGTCATCATGCTGTGGGCGTTGTCGCTCGACAGCATCGTGCGCGTCGTGCGCGCGCATCGCAGCCAACGCCCTTCGCTGGGGCTGGTGGTCGCATGA
- a CDS encoding glycosyltransferase family 2 protein, with translation MTADAAPELSVVIPCYNEAANVAAICAAVTAEAEAHAASHEIILIDNGSTDGTRAIMRAICAVDPRVRVIFNNRDYGQMRSPTYGLYQAEGRAVIGMCADFQDPPEMIGAFVARWREGAQVVLGQRRSERASPMLRAARHMGYGFLRRFGDYPVIPGATGFGLFDRIVIDTLAAWNEPEPFFRGMVVESGFRLELEPFDRPGRAAGESKNDFVALASFALSGLAGSAKSLLRLPLFLSVYIAALALCLLVAAPVALALDGPVWALLGLALGFALFAILLLFLGLIGEQVRMLAERSRNVPLVIEEERINFPADRSRPAARTHIRRP, from the coding sequence ATGACTGCGGACGCCGCGCCCGAACTGTCGGTCGTCATTCCCTGCTATAACGAGGCGGCGAATGTCGCGGCGATCTGCGCCGCGGTGACCGCCGAGGCCGAGGCGCATGCGGCGAGTCACGAGATCATCCTGATCGACAATGGCTCGACCGATGGCACCCGGGCGATCATGCGTGCGATCTGCGCCGTCGATCCGCGCGTGCGGGTGATCTTCAACAACCGCGATTACGGCCAGATGCGCTCGCCGACCTATGGCCTGTACCAGGCCGAGGGGCGGGCGGTGATCGGCATGTGCGCCGATTTCCAAGACCCGCCCGAGATGATCGGCGCCTTCGTCGCGCGGTGGCGTGAGGGCGCACAGGTGGTGCTGGGGCAGCGGCGGTCCGAACGCGCGTCGCCGATGCTGCGCGCGGCGCGGCATATGGGCTATGGCTTCCTGCGCCGTTTCGGCGACTATCCGGTGATCCCGGGCGCGACCGGTTTCGGGCTGTTCGACCGCATTGTGATCGACACGCTGGCGGCGTGGAACGAGCCCGAGCCTTTTTTTCGCGGCATGGTGGTCGAAAGCGGTTTTCGCCTGGAACTGGAGCCGTTCGACCGGCCCGGCCGCGCGGCGGGCGAGAGCAAGAATGACTTCGTCGCGCTCGCGTCCTTCGCGCTGTCGGGGCTGGCGGGGTCGGCGAAGTCGCTGTTGCGGTTGCCGTTGTTTCTTTCGGTCTACATCGCCGCATTGGCGCTGTGCCTGCTGGTCGCCGCGCCGGTCGCGCTGGCGCTCGATGGCCCGGTCTGGGCGCTGCTCGGCCTGGCGCTCGGCTTTGCGCTGTTCGCCATCCTGCTGCTCTTCCTCGGGCTGATCGGCGAGCAGGTGCGTATGCTCGCCGAACGCAGCCGCAACGTGCCGCTGGTGATCGAGGAGGAGCGGATCAATTTTCCCGCCGACCGGTCGCGGCCCGCGGCCCGCACCCACATCCGCCGGCCATGA
- a CDS encoding capsule biosynthesis protein — protein sequence MSRLIAFAADPRWRRRGYALAALILALLTVFPQPYVARAKLLPQDSSSIGLGSTLNALGGQLQGFAALFGGAKQQTDMYLAVSRSSEVGDAVIKRLKLVGPDGYASATSAHVALAQKVDIHTLTGGIVEVEVRTRDAEEAENLTRAYVAAIGDRIVALGKDRVERKRAIVMQRFKEAGDRVVETETALNDFRRRNRLAEPQAELGAALSLRAGLEARLQAKQVQLQTLEKVQGPENPELLAVQTEVASLRAQIARSAQPAAGAAGPNVAGLSEVSGEYLNLYRDYRFAQALYEVYARSSEEVAVETLAGETAASVQVLEAPRLDPDRKYNVAAVALLALVILAALFTEIYAPVTGIRLFAARKADGAA from the coding sequence ATGAGCCGGTTGATCGCTTTCGCCGCCGACCCGCGGTGGCGCCGTCGCGGTTATGCGCTCGCCGCGCTGATCCTCGCGCTGCTGACGGTCTTTCCGCAACCCTATGTCGCACGCGCCAAGCTGCTGCCGCAGGACAGCAGTAGCATCGGGCTCGGCTCGACGCTCAACGCGCTCGGCGGCCAGTTGCAGGGGTTCGCCGCGCTGTTCGGCGGCGCGAAGCAGCAGACCGACATGTATCTGGCGGTCAGCCGCAGCAGCGAAGTCGGCGATGCGGTGATCAAGCGGCTCAAGCTCGTCGGGCCGGACGGCTATGCCAGCGCGACCAGCGCGCATGTCGCGCTGGCGCAGAAGGTCGACATCCACACGCTGACCGGCGGCATCGTCGAGGTCGAGGTGCGCACGCGCGACGCCGAAGAGGCCGAGAATCTGACCCGCGCCTATGTCGCGGCGATCGGCGACCGCATCGTCGCGCTTGGCAAGGACCGCGTCGAGCGCAAGCGTGCGATCGTCATGCAGCGCTTCAAGGAAGCCGGCGACCGTGTCGTCGAAACCGAAACCGCGCTCAATGATTTCCGCCGCCGCAACCGGCTCGCCGAACCACAGGCCGAACTCGGCGCGGCGCTGTCGCTGCGCGCGGGGCTCGAGGCGCGGCTGCAGGCGAAACAGGTCCAGCTGCAGACGCTGGAAAAGGTGCAGGGCCCCGAAAACCCCGAACTGCTGGCGGTCCAGACCGAAGTCGCGTCGCTGCGCGCCCAGATCGCGCGCTCGGCGCAGCCCGCAGCCGGTGCCGCCGGCCCGAACGTCGCGGGCCTCAGCGAAGTATCGGGCGAATATCTGAACCTCTATCGCGACTATCGCTTCGCGCAGGCGCTGTACGAGGTTTATGCGCGCTCGTCCGAAGAGGTCGCGGTCGAAACGCTTGCGGGTGAGACCGCGGCGAGCGTGCAGGTGCTGGAGGCGCCGCGGCTCGATCCAGACCGCAAATATAATGTCGCGGCGGTCGCGCTGCTGGCGCTCGTCATTCTCGCGGCGCTGTTCACCGAAATCTATGCGCCCGTGACGGGGATCCGCCTGTTTGCGGCGCGCAAGGCGGACGGCGCGGCATGA
- a CDS encoding SLBB domain-containing protein, giving the protein MSHGWKRLATVSLALSLVGLAPASAQLASPVGAPGDNAASRGAAEQVAVPVVELPPIVPAVIEAPAPAPEAPDEGGRRPVAKAPPVASEFETWVSSVAGKPLRRFGSDLLIPGARDFTAPSTTAIPPDYRLNPGDELLIGLTGSVQASGLRLVIDSEGRIFVPRVGAIRVGGVRYGDVHGVIEREVSRQYRGFHLEVGVAKLKGITVYVTGFAARPGSYSASSLSTLVNVVLAAGGPATGGSFRSIQLRRGGQLISDFDLYDLLLKGDTRGDAVLQNGDVLYVAPAGAEVAVIGSINREAIFELAPGETLTGAIVYAGGVNTVADDRRLMVLNALSPDASGWRELSAADAASSKARRGDVIRILSNIGIARPLRQQPVLVTLSGEVARPGHYYVQPGTRMADVVAQAGGLTGEAFPYASVITRESVKHQQRLSYDRAISDVELLLAAQPVTSVNRAQLAQPGNIALINSIVDQLRRREPDGRLVFDLAVDAAALPGDLILENNDVVHVPARPVTVGVFGAVPSPASFVYRPGASVEDFVKSAGGVQNIGDKDEIFVVRANGTVLAGGKRALRAAALPGDLVYVPIDANRGEFWARLRDITGTLFSGLVGAASVAAITK; this is encoded by the coding sequence ATGAGCCATGGGTGGAAGCGGCTGGCGACGGTGTCGCTGGCACTGTCGTTGGTCGGACTGGCGCCCGCGTCGGCGCAGCTCGCGTCGCCGGTCGGCGCGCCAGGCGACAATGCCGCGAGCCGCGGCGCCGCCGAACAGGTCGCGGTGCCGGTGGTCGAGCTGCCGCCGATCGTACCCGCGGTGATCGAGGCTCCTGCTCCTGCGCCCGAAGCGCCCGACGAGGGCGGCCGCCGCCCGGTCGCCAAGGCGCCGCCGGTCGCGAGCGAGTTCGAAACCTGGGTGTCCTCGGTCGCCGGCAAGCCGCTGCGCCGTTTCGGGTCGGACCTGCTGATCCCCGGCGCGCGCGATTTCACCGCGCCGTCGACCACCGCGATCCCGCCCGACTACCGGCTCAACCCCGGCGACGAATTGCTGATCGGCCTCACCGGATCGGTGCAGGCATCGGGCCTGCGCCTCGTCATCGACAGCGAAGGCCGCATCTTTGTGCCGCGCGTCGGCGCAATCCGCGTCGGCGGGGTGCGTTATGGCGACGTCCATGGCGTGATCGAGCGCGAGGTGTCGCGCCAGTATCGCGGTTTCCACCTCGAGGTCGGGGTCGCGAAGCTCAAGGGCATCACCGTCTATGTCACCGGCTTTGCCGCGCGCCCGGGTTCCTATTCGGCGAGCAGCCTGTCGACGCTGGTCAACGTCGTGCTCGCCGCGGGCGGACCCGCGACGGGGGGCAGTTTCCGGTCGATCCAGCTGCGCCGCGGCGGCCAGCTGATCTCCGACTTCGATCTCTACGACCTGCTGCTCAAGGGCGACACGCGCGGCGATGCCGTGCTGCAGAATGGCGACGTCCTTTATGTGGCGCCGGCGGGCGCCGAAGTCGCGGTGATCGGCAGCATCAACCGCGAGGCAATTTTCGAACTCGCGCCCGGTGAGACGCTGACCGGTGCGATCGTCTATGCCGGCGGCGTCAACACCGTCGCCGACGACAGGCGGCTGATGGTGCTCAACGCGCTGAGCCCCGATGCGAGCGGCTGGCGCGAGCTGTCGGCGGCCGACGCCGCGAGCAGCAAAGCGCGGCGCGGCGATGTCATCCGCATCCTGTCGAACATCGGCATCGCGCGGCCGCTGCGCCAGCAGCCGGTGCTCGTGACGCTGAGCGGTGAGGTGGCGCGGCCGGGTCATTATTATGTCCAGCCCGGCACCCGCATGGCCGATGTCGTCGCGCAGGCGGGCGGGCTGACCGGCGAGGCCTTCCCCTATGCCAGCGTCATCACGCGCGAGAGCGTTAAGCATCAGCAACGGCTGAGTTACGACCGCGCGATCAGCGACGTCGAATTGCTGCTCGCGGCGCAGCCGGTGACCTCGGTCAACCGCGCCCAGCTCGCGCAGCCCGGCAATATCGCGCTGATCAACAGCATCGTCGACCAGCTTCGGCGCCGCGAGCCCGACGGGCGGCTGGTGTTCGACTTGGCCGTAGACGCTGCGGCGCTGCCCGGCGACCTGATCCTCGAGAATAACGACGTCGTCCATGTCCCCGCACGGCCGGTGACGGTCGGGGTGTTCGGCGCGGTGCCGAGCCCCGCGTCCTTCGTCTACCGTCCGGGCGCGAGCGTCGAGGATTTCGTCAAGTCCGCCGGGGGCGTGCAGAATATCGGCGACAAGGACGAGATTTTCGTCGTGCGCGCCAATGGCACGGTGCTGGCGGGCGGCAAGCGCGCGCTGCGCGCCGCGGCCTTGCCCGGCGACCTTGTCTATGTCCCGATCGACGCCAATCGCGGCGAGTTCTGGGCGCGGCTGCGCGACATCACCGGGACATTGTTCAGCGGGCTCGTCGGCGCGGCCTCGGTCGCGGCGATCACGAAATGA
- a CDS encoding inositol monophosphatase family protein, whose amino-acid sequence MPLRDQVSTLMRDVAADVVMPRFRLLAPEEIDEKSPGEIVTIVDRESERRLHDGLAALGLGARIVGEEAAEADRDLLEGVDRGLVWLIDPLDGTANFAEGRAPFGMMVALVEDGAPLAAWILDPLAGRLCHAERGKGATCDGQPVRARSAMRRVPRAALGTHFLPPDRRERVHAAAANGLDVQPVPRCAAESYPRLVLGQDDVALFQRILPWDHAAGALFLTEAGGNATHWDGRPYRVGGTGQGMLAAATPDLWQAAADMLLGAEAGLVDMEDISR is encoded by the coding sequence ATGCCGCTGCGCGACCAAGTCTCGACCCTGATGCGCGATGTCGCGGCGGACGTGGTGATGCCACGCTTCCGCCTGCTCGCGCCCGAGGAGATCGACGAGAAAAGCCCCGGCGAGATCGTCACGATCGTCGATCGCGAAAGCGAACGGCGACTCCACGACGGTCTCGCGGCGCTCGGGCTTGGCGCGCGGATCGTCGGCGAGGAGGCGGCCGAGGCGGACCGGGACTTGCTGGAAGGCGTCGATCGGGGGCTGGTCTGGCTGATCGACCCGCTCGACGGCACCGCCAATTTTGCCGAGGGGCGGGCGCCTTTCGGCATGATGGTGGCGCTGGTCGAGGATGGCGCGCCGCTGGCGGCGTGGATCCTCGACCCGCTCGCCGGGCGGCTGTGCCATGCCGAGCGCGGCAAAGGCGCGACCTGCGACGGCCAGCCGGTGCGGGCGCGGTCGGCGATGCGCAGGGTGCCGCGCGCGGCGCTCGGAACGCATTTCCTGCCGCCCGACCGCCGCGAGCGGGTGCATGCCGCCGCCGCGAACGGCCTCGACGTCCAGCCGGTGCCGCGCTGCGCCGCCGAAAGCTATCCGCGGCTGGTGCTGGGGCAGGACGATGTCGCGCTGTTCCAGCGCATCCTGCCGTGGGACCACGCCGCTGGCGCTCTGTTCCTGACCGAGGCGGGCGGCAACGCGACGCATTGGGACGGGCGGCCGTATCGGGTCGGCGGAACGGGGCAGGGGATGTTGGCCGCGGCGACGCCCGACCTGTGGCAGGCCGCCGCCGACATGTTGCTCGGCGCCGAAGCCGGGCTGGTGGACATGGAAGACATATCGCGATGA
- a CDS encoding aldolase/citrate lyase family protein, whose product MNSTEKRMLDMLKKGRDHHGVVAVKAEFEAEGTRPDELLRLLELTWRADLKFALKIGGCEAVTDLHASKLYGADYIIAPMVETPYALSKFVDAAAKVYGADRGDTRMLFNLETEITLGNLDAMLPLASEIDGIVFGRVDFTLSRGMPRGAINERAITDAVLRVAHACAEHDLELVVGGSVAVEAAAALREVRAVRLDRFETRKIVFDGAAVESASFDAGVANAVAFELAWLQNKRDYYGAIAAEDLPRIRMMEERSAVAKRAHLASVAA is encoded by the coding sequence ATGAATTCCACCGAAAAACGCATGCTCGACATGCTCAAAAAGGGCCGCGACCACCACGGTGTCGTCGCGGTCAAGGCCGAGTTCGAAGCCGAGGGCACGCGCCCCGACGAACTGCTGCGCCTGCTCGAACTGACCTGGCGCGCCGACCTGAAATTCGCGCTCAAGATCGGCGGCTGCGAGGCGGTCACCGACCTCCACGCTTCAAAGCTCTACGGTGCCGACTACATCATCGCGCCGATGGTCGAGACGCCCTATGCGCTCTCGAAATTCGTCGATGCCGCCGCCAAGGTCTATGGCGCCGATCGCGGCGACACGCGCATGTTGTTCAACCTCGAAACCGAAATCACGCTCGGCAATCTCGACGCGATGCTGCCGCTGGCGAGCGAGATCGATGGGATCGTGTTCGGCCGCGTCGATTTCACGCTGTCGCGGGGGATGCCGCGCGGTGCGATCAACGAGCGCGCGATCACCGATGCGGTGCTGCGCGTGGCGCACGCCTGCGCAGAGCATGACCTCGAACTCGTCGTCGGCGGTTCGGTCGCCGTCGAGGCCGCGGCGGCGCTGCGCGAAGTCCGCGCCGTCCGGCTCGACCGCTTCGAGACGCGAAAGATCGTGTTCGACGGCGCGGCGGTCGAGAGCGCCAGCTTCGACGCCGGGGTCGCCAACGCCGTCGCGTTCGAACTCGCCTGGCTGCAGAACAAGCGCGACTATTATGGCGCGATCGCCGCCGAGGACCTGCCGCGCATCCGCATGATGGAAGAGCGCAGCGCGGTCGCCAAGCGCGCGCATCTCGCCAGCGTCGCCGCCTGA
- a CDS encoding M23 family metallopeptidase → MPVPPALRPTLALWLLCAAGSATAAEQAVLPSGDSTAVRERMTGWSAPPPAPVLAPPPQQRAPSAPARLPRLSSGFGTRVDPIDGSHRAHRGLDMPGRAGTPILAAAPGTIAFAGRAGGYGQMVEIDHGGGLKTRYAHLSQILVRPGETVSREQAIALMGSTGRSTGNHLHFEVRMNGRPTDPLGWFGSAPAPRAAMPDAPVAPPAPHISDFARRRAPAEAR, encoded by the coding sequence ATGCCTGTGCCCCCGGCTCTTCGTCCAACCCTCGCCTTGTGGCTGCTTTGCGCCGCGGGAAGCGCGACAGCAGCCGAACAGGCGGTGCTTCCGTCGGGCGACAGCACCGCGGTGCGCGAACGCATGACCGGCTGGTCCGCGCCGCCGCCCGCGCCCGTCCTCGCACCGCCGCCCCAGCAGCGCGCACCGTCCGCCCCGGCCCGCCTGCCCCGCCTCTCCTCGGGTTTCGGCACCCGCGTCGATCCGATCGACGGCAGCCACCGCGCCCACCGGGGCCTTGATATGCCCGGTCGCGCCGGGACGCCGATCCTTGCCGCGGCGCCGGGAACGATCGCCTTCGCGGGCCGCGCCGGGGGTTACGGCCAGATGGTCGAGATCGACCATGGCGGCGGTCTCAAGACACGCTATGCGCATCTGTCGCAGATCCTGGTGCGGCCGGGCGAAACGGTATCGCGCGAACAGGCGATCGCGCTAATGGGATCGACCGGCCGCTCGACCGGCAATCATCTGCATTTCGAGGTCCGGATGAACGGCCGCCCGACCGATCCGCTCGGCTGGTTCGGCAGCGCCCCCGCGCCGCGCGCCGCGATGCCCGATGCGCCGGTCGCGCCCCCCGCGCCGCATATCTCCGACTTCGCGCGCCGCCGCGCGCCGGCCGAAGCGCGCTAG
- a CDS encoding sigma-70 family RNA polymerase sigma factor, with the protein MEAGDTANDLQRVLLGERPRLVRFLAARGAGDEAEDLFHDLWQKVAVLPDRAVDDPLSYLFRAAENLMRDMRRAAISRDRRQSEWHGLSDAPHDRPAGERALIAREQLTAIEATLAALGPRAERIFRRYRLDGAGQADIAAEWGISLSSVEKDLQKAYRAIAELKARFDAE; encoded by the coding sequence ATGGAAGCGGGCGACACCGCCAACGATCTGCAGCGGGTGCTGCTCGGCGAACGACCCCGGCTGGTCCGCTTCCTCGCCGCGCGCGGCGCCGGGGACGAGGCCGAGGATCTGTTTCACGACCTGTGGCAGAAGGTCGCCGTGCTGCCCGACCGCGCCGTCGACGACCCGCTGTCCTACCTGTTCCGCGCCGCCGAAAATCTGATGCGCGACATGCGCCGCGCCGCGATCAGCCGCGACCGGCGCCAGTCCGAATGGCACGGCCTGTCCGACGCGCCGCACGACCGGCCGGCGGGCGAGCGGGCGCTGATCGCGCGCGAGCAGCTGACGGCGATCGAGGCCACGCTCGCCGCGCTCGGCCCGCGCGCCGAACGCATTTTCCGCCGTTATCGGCTTGACGGCGCCGGACAGGCCGATATCGCCGCCGAATGGGGGATCAGCCTGAGTTCGGTCGAAAAGGACCTGCAAAAGGCCTATCGGGCGATTGCGGAATTGAAGGCGCGCTTCGATGCGGAATAG
- a CDS encoding DNA alkylation repair protein yields the protein MPTHPSELNEIARRWAIRVGDPAFGDWEALTAWLEADPAHLAAYDAAVDGETWASTALAGKKIRAERMSEPSTPALLKDILGVQALTTIADAGRAASPRFDREAFLAAASDGLDALSIMERVRHIADALAVALPADYPAALPIVRTMAPRLTHGFQAVAVTEYVARHGLGDFEASMAALADLTRHGTAEFAVRPFLAQAPDRTLAMMLRWTDHENEHVRRLASEGCRPRLPWAARVPALKADPTLGAPILEALKADPALYVRKSVANHLNDIAKDRPDWLLDRLGGWSQADAATKWIVRHALRTLIKAGDPRALALIGVGHGAAVTVQRFAVEPATIRLGDQIAIAATLASDATDAQSLVVDYRIHYARAGGKTAAKVFKWKSFDLAAGETAALAIRQTIRDFSTRRHHPGRHAVDLIVNGRTMATSAFEIEGRRDRPGPA from the coding sequence ATGCCGACGCATCCATCCGAGCTGAACGAGATCGCCCGCCGCTGGGCGATCCGCGTCGGCGACCCCGCCTTCGGCGATTGGGAGGCGCTGACCGCGTGGCTGGAAGCCGATCCCGCGCACCTCGCCGCCTATGACGCCGCGGTCGACGGCGAAACATGGGCGAGCACGGCGCTGGCCGGCAAAAAAATCCGCGCCGAACGAATGAGCGAGCCGAGCACCCCCGCCCTGCTGAAGGATATTCTGGGGGTCCAGGCGCTGACGACCATCGCCGATGCCGGCCGCGCCGCCTCGCCGCGTTTCGATCGCGAGGCGTTTCTCGCCGCCGCCTCGGACGGTCTCGACGCGCTGTCGATCATGGAACGGGTGCGCCATATCGCCGACGCGCTCGCCGTCGCCCTGCCCGCCGACTACCCGGCCGCGCTGCCGATCGTCCGCACGATGGCGCCGCGCCTGACCCACGGTTTCCAGGCGGTTGCGGTCACCGAATATGTCGCGCGCCACGGCCTCGGCGATTTCGAGGCATCGATGGCGGCGCTCGCCGACCTCACCCGCCATGGCACCGCCGAATTCGCGGTCCGGCCGTTCCTCGCCCAAGCTCCCGATCGCACCCTCGCTATGATGCTGCGATGGACGGATCACGAAAACGAGCATGTCCGCCGCCTCGCCAGCGAAGGCTGCCGCCCGCGCCTGCCCTGGGCGGCACGCGTTCCGGCGTTGAAGGCCGATCCGACGCTCGGCGCCCCGATTCTCGAAGCGCTGAAAGCCGACCCCGCGCTCTATGTGCGCAAATCGGTCGCCAACCATCTCAACGACATCGCCAAGGACCGCCCGGACTGGCTGCTCGATCGCCTCGGCGGCTGGTCGCAGGCCGATGCCGCCACAAAGTGGATCGTCCGCCACGCGCTGCGCACGCTGATCAAGGCGGGCGACCCGCGCGCGCTGGCGCTGATCGGGGTCGGCCATGGCGCCGCGGTCACCGTACAGCGCTTTGCCGTCGAACCCGCGACCATCCGCCTCGGCGACCAGATCGCCATCGCGGCCACCCTCGCGTCCGATGCGACCGACGCGCAGTCGCTCGTCGTCGACTATCGCATCCACTATGCCCGCGCCGGCGGCAAGACCGCGGCGAAGGTGTTCAAATGGAAGAGCTTCGACCTCGCCGCCGGCGAAACCGCAGCGCTGGCGATCCGCCAGACGATCCGCGATTTCAGCACGCGGCGCCATCATCCGGGCCGCCACGCGGTCGACCTGATCGTCAACGGCCGGACGATGGCGACGAGCGCGTTCGAGATCGAAGGACGTAGGGACCGTCCCGGCCCTGCCTGA
- a CDS encoding 2'-5' RNA ligase family protein, which yields MGAADQRFFDALRQAHFPPARNVLSAHLTLFHQLPPSCLAELDRLLKAIVADGPPPATVSDIFSLGGGVAYRVDSPELLAIREYIADWFAGSLSAQDRGIPRLHITVQNKVESAQARALLAELRRDFHPRPLSIVGLAAHHYRGGPWETAVTRNFRGRR from the coding sequence ATGGGTGCGGCCGACCAGCGCTTTTTCGATGCGCTGCGGCAGGCCCATTTCCCGCCCGCGCGCAATGTCCTCAGCGCGCACCTCACCTTGTTCCACCAACTGCCGCCGTCGTGCCTTGCCGAACTCGACCGACTGCTCAAGGCGATCGTCGCCGACGGGCCGCCGCCCGCGACGGTGAGCGACATATTTTCGCTCGGTGGCGGGGTCGCCTATCGCGTCGACAGCCCCGAACTGCTCGCGATCCGCGAATATATCGCCGACTGGTTCGCCGGATCGCTGTCGGCGCAGGATCGCGGCATCCCGCGGCTCCACATCACGGTCCAGAACAAGGTCGAGTCCGCGCAGGCGAGGGCGCTGCTCGCCGAATTGCGGCGCGATTTCCATCCGCGTCCGCTGTCGATCGTGGGACTGGCCGCGCATCATTATCGCGGCGGTCCTTGGGAAACCGCGGTCACGCGCAATTTTCGCGGCAGGCGCTGA
- a CDS encoding alpha/beta fold hydrolase: MTAKLFLHGVPDSPAIWRPLLAELDLGETPVAVPALPGFTAPLPAGFPATKEAYTDWAVGQAEALFAAHGPIDIIGHDWGALIAQRVAMLRPDLLRSWAVSNAVIDPDYRGHRLARIWNTPILGELFMALSKPAKLAQGLAAAGMPADIAAEEAAQWANKDKRRAILKLYRSAKGLSFAHDWALDIPKLPTAGALVWGAGDPYVELSVAQRFAATTGTPLTVIDGAGHWAIAERPVEVAAALKAFWSGLSTG, translated from the coding sequence ATGACGGCAAAGCTTTTCCTCCACGGCGTTCCCGACAGCCCGGCGATCTGGCGACCCCTGCTCGCCGAACTCGACCTTGGCGAGACGCCCGTCGCGGTGCCCGCGCTCCCCGGCTTCACCGCGCCGCTGCCCGCGGGCTTTCCGGCGACCAAGGAAGCTTATACCGACTGGGCGGTGGGGCAGGCCGAGGCGTTGTTCGCGGCGCATGGTCCGATCGACATCATCGGCCACGACTGGGGCGCGCTGATCGCGCAGCGGGTGGCGATGCTGCGGCCCGACCTGCTGCGCAGCTGGGCGGTGTCGAACGCGGTGATTGACCCTGACTATCGCGGGCACCGGCTGGCGCGGATCTGGAACACGCCGATCCTCGGCGAATTGTTCATGGCCTTGAGCAAGCCCGCGAAGCTCGCCCAGGGACTCGCGGCGGCGGGGATGCCCGCCGACATCGCGGCGGAGGAGGCGGCGCAATGGGCGAACAAGGACAAGCGCCGCGCGATCCTGAAACTTTATCGTTCGGCGAAGGGGCTGAGCTTCGCGCACGACTGGGCGCTCGATATTCCGAAGCTGCCGACGGCGGGCGCTCTCGTCTGGGGCGCGGGCGATCCCTATGTCGAATTGTCGGTGGCGCAGCGCTTTGCGGCGACCACCGGCACCCCGCTCACGGTGATCGACGGGGCAGGGCATTGGGCGATCGCCGAGCGCCCGGTCGAGGTCGCCGCGGCGCTGAAGGCGTTCTGGAGCGGGCTAAGCACCGGATAA